In Aquimarina sp. TRL1, a single window of DNA contains:
- a CDS encoding OmpA family protein, translating into MMNLNKYLVLVILVLVPKFFMAQERQLEKADLKFKRYAFIDARKIYLDVAESGYSSSDLYKKLGDSYYFNGELEDASKWYERLLSEYEQEVGTEYLFRYAQSLKSVQRYDESDRIMEKFNALTNADTRASHYMSSKDYLNFIELQSGKFDLIKLGINSKDSDYAPSFTNQGTLVFASSRFGNPMVKTLHEWNEMRFLDLFSSEIGEENELTKPTKLKGRINTKFHESSTTFSKDGKTMYFTRNNYTKRKLKTNAAGTTLLKLYKATLEGDKWTNIEELPFNGDEYSVAHPALSADGTVLYFASDMPGSKGLSDLYKVAVHEDGSYGTPESLGDLINTEGRETFPYISDSGRLYFASDGHVGLGGLDVFIAVPEGNGFSVPYNVGRPVNGPEDDFSFVLDEGTKIGYFASNRDGGQGNDDIYSFKQIEELITSCKQYVKGTILDAADGAVIPDAEVVLLDENNQEIQRTVSNTFGEYRFDIECETLYIVRALKDTYKPSEKRLTTDKVLEFTHDLPITIEKGGLSEKEAVEGDDLAKLLALSPIYFDLDKSKIRRDAEVELQKIIAALKEYPQLKIDVRSHTDSRGTDAYNLYLSDRRAKSTIAYIIKKGGIDPSRITGRGYGETALINSCTNGTPCSKEEHQLNRRSEFILVK; encoded by the coding sequence ATGATGAATTTAAATAAGTATTTGGTTTTAGTAATATTAGTATTAGTTCCTAAGTTTTTTATGGCACAGGAACGACAATTAGAAAAAGCAGATTTAAAATTTAAAAGATATGCTTTTATAGACGCAAGAAAAATTTATTTAGATGTTGCAGAAAGTGGATATTCTTCTTCTGATTTATATAAGAAGTTAGGAGATTCCTATTATTTTAATGGAGAGCTGGAAGATGCTTCAAAGTGGTATGAACGCTTATTGTCAGAATATGAGCAGGAAGTAGGTACAGAGTATTTGTTTCGTTATGCACAGAGTTTAAAAAGTGTGCAACGATATGATGAATCTGACCGTATAATGGAAAAATTTAACGCATTGACTAATGCCGATACAAGAGCTTCACATTATATGAGCTCCAAAGATTATCTGAATTTTATAGAGTTGCAATCCGGTAAATTTGATTTGATCAAACTGGGAATTAACTCTAAAGATTCTGACTATGCCCCCAGTTTTACAAACCAGGGGACTTTGGTATTTGCCTCTTCTCGATTTGGTAATCCTATGGTTAAAACATTGCACGAGTGGAATGAAATGCGTTTTCTTGATTTATTTTCTTCTGAAATAGGAGAAGAAAATGAATTGACAAAACCTACAAAATTGAAAGGACGCATCAATACTAAATTTCACGAATCTTCAACTACTTTTAGTAAAGATGGTAAGACAATGTATTTTACCAGAAATAATTATACGAAAAGAAAGTTAAAAACAAATGCAGCAGGAACTACATTGTTAAAACTTTATAAAGCAACATTAGAAGGAGATAAGTGGACTAATATAGAAGAGTTACCCTTTAATGGTGATGAGTATTCAGTAGCTCACCCTGCTTTAAGTGCTGATGGTACAGTTCTGTATTTTGCCAGTGATATGCCAGGAAGTAAAGGATTATCGGATCTTTATAAAGTAGCAGTACATGAAGATGGGAGTTATGGTACTCCAGAGAGTTTAGGAGATCTTATTAATACAGAAGGTCGTGAAACATTTCCTTATATCAGTGACTCGGGAAGATTGTATTTTGCTAGTGATGGTCATGTCGGATTGGGAGGACTGGATGTTTTTATAGCAGTTCCAGAAGGGAATGGTTTCTCTGTCCCTTATAATGTAGGACGCCCTGTTAACGGACCGGAAGATGACTTCTCTTTTGTATTGGATGAAGGGACGAAGATTGGATATTTTGCTAGTAACAGAGATGGGGGACAAGGAAATGATGATATCTATAGTTTTAAACAAATAGAAGAATTGATAACCAGCTGTAAACAATATGTCAAAGGAACTATTCTGGATGCAGCAGATGGGGCTGTAATACCAGATGCAGAAGTAGTATTGTTAGACGAGAATAATCAAGAAATACAACGAACAGTATCAAATACTTTTGGAGAATACCGATTTGATATCGAATGTGAAACTCTGTACATTGTAAGAGCATTAAAAGATACATATAAACCATCAGAGAAAAGGCTTACTACAGATAAGGTGTTAGAATTTACCCATGATCTCCCTATAACAATTGAAAAAGGAGGCTTAAGTGAAAAAGAAGCTGTGGAAGGAGATGATTTAGCAAAATTATTAGCGTTGTCTCCAATTTATTTTGATCTTGATAAATCAAAAATAAGAAGAGATGCAGAGGTAGAATTACAAAAAATTATAGCTGCATTAAAAGAATATCCTCAATTAAAAATCGATGTCAGATCTCATACAGATAGTAGAGGGACTGATGCATACAACCTATACTTAAGTGATAGACGAGCCAAGAGCACCATCGCTTATATTATCAAAAAAGGAGGGATAGATCCTTCTAGAATAACTGGTAGAGGATATGGAGAAACAGCCTTGATTAATTCATGTACTAATGGAACTCCATGTAGTAAGGAAGAGCATCAATTGAATAGAAGAAGTGAATTTATTCTAGTGAAATAA
- a CDS encoding type IX secretion system membrane protein PorP/SprF translates to MNRLILLIVFVTSVWSASAQQDAQYTQYMYNTISVNPAYAGSRGVMSISGLHRSQWVGLDGAPRTQTLSMNTPIGESNRVGLGVSIVNDEIGPTQETYFDIDFSYTIPTSDVGKLSFGLKAGGHLLNVDFQRLSKFDVNDPSFENNIDNKFSPNVGIGLYYHTPRFYLGLSAPNLLETEHFDESATVGGNDSSAFVAKERINYYLITGHTFDLSSDVKFKPALLTKLVLGAPLQVDLSASFLLYERLSFGVGYRWDAALSGMVGFQVSDGLMVGFAYDRETTELGKAVFNDGSYEVLLRFELFKKYNRMLTPRFF, encoded by the coding sequence ATGAATAGACTTATACTTTTAATTGTTTTTGTAACTAGTGTATGGTCAGCATCAGCACAGCAAGATGCTCAGTATACACAATATATGTATAATACGATAAGTGTCAACCCTGCATATGCTGGTAGTCGGGGAGTGATGAGCATCAGTGGTCTTCACCGGAGTCAATGGGTAGGATTGGATGGAGCACCCCGTACTCAGACCTTATCGATGAATACGCCTATAGGAGAGAGTAACCGGGTAGGTTTGGGAGTTTCTATCGTCAATGATGAGATAGGACCTACTCAGGAGACCTATTTTGATATTGATTTTTCATATACAATACCTACTTCAGATGTTGGGAAGTTAAGTTTTGGATTAAAAGCAGGAGGTCATTTACTGAATGTAGATTTTCAGCGATTGAGCAAATTTGATGTTAATGATCCGAGTTTCGAAAATAATATAGACAATAAATTTAGTCCTAATGTTGGGATTGGTTTGTATTATCATACCCCTCGTTTTTATTTAGGATTGAGTGCTCCAAACTTATTGGAGACGGAGCATTTTGATGAGAGTGCTACGGTTGGGGGTAATGATTCTTCAGCCTTTGTAGCTAAGGAGCGTATTAATTATTATTTAATTACAGGTCATACGTTTGATCTCAGTAGTGATGTTAAATTTAAACCAGCTTTGCTGACAAAATTGGTCTTGGGAGCTCCTTTACAGGTAGATTTATCCGCAAGTTTTTTATTGTATGAGCGATTGAGTTTTGGAGTTGGTTACCGTTGGGATGCAGCATTGAGTGGTATGGTTGGCTTTCAGGTCTCAGATGGTTTGATGGTTGGTTTTGCTTATGATCGAGAGACTACTGAACTAGGTAAGGCAGTGTTTAATGATGGTAGTTATGAAGTATTGCTTCGATTTGAACTCTTTAAGAAATACAACAGAATGTTAACCCCTCGTTTCTTTTAA